The Leishmania mexicana MHOM/GT/2001/U1103 complete genome, chromosome 31 DNA segment cAAAGAATTCAGTTTTCCCACCTGCGGAGCGCCTTCCGTACCACGATCATCATCTCATAAAATCGCACACACCTGACGTGGGCTGTGAAACATACATTTAGCCCTGTAAAGTCTGTACGCGATAGCACTGGGTATCAGGTCCGCGGCGACGCCTCGCCTAAACACACTTGCCCCTCATGCTGAAATCGGGCACCGACGCGGTGGGAGAGAGCACCTTGGGGTGCAAGCCCATCGCAGCAGAAGACTTGTTCGAGGTGTCGTCACAGTCGCCACTGCTGGGTGCGTCCTCGGGAGATTGAGGGCTACTAGAGCTGCGCAAGGCTTTCGTGAACGGAGATCTGGATGGTGCTGAGGTTACCTTCGCAGAGGAGACCATTGGCAATACCATAGGCGACTTTTTCGGTTCCGCACAGCCGACTTCCTCTCTTCTATGGCCGGATGTTGCTTCGTTGTCAGCCGCTGCGGAGCTTGCCTTCCCCGCGGTGTCGGGGGTTGAGGATACGCTGTTGGACACCTCGGACGCGGCGGCATGCGAGTGATTATCATCCGTGCTGGAGAAGGTGGTGCCGTCGTCCGCCACGGATACGGATGCGACTGACAGACGCAGTGGCACGATATGTGGCGAGCTGGTGGTGCTTGCCTGGGCTGTTTGAGTGCCGCCTTGAGGCCCTCGCTTGAACTTGACGATGACAACAGACATGTTGTCGCAGCCGAGCCGGAACGGCTgcggagagagacaggcaTCCATCAGCTCCTCACAAATCTTCCCAAGTGGTACACGCTCCTGGATGCGCGGCCGCACAAAGTCCACGACCTGCTTGCTCGACATGATATCCCAGATGCCGTCGCACGCCAAGACGGCAAACTCGTCCTTGTCACGGTTGAGCTTCGTGACCCGCACTTCCGGCGCACTGGTCACCGCCTGCATCTCCCACGATACCTGCATGTTGTTTTTGAACATAAAGTCACCGATGGCGCGACTCAGAGCCAGCATGCCGTTTACACGGCGGTTCAGAACGTAGCAGCCAGCGCGCTCGATGCGCATCTGCTCGGACGGTAGAAAAGGCTTGTGATCTGTGCTGAGCgcatcgacgctgccgttgcggcaCATGACACAGCGGCTATCGCCGGCGTTCGCGCAGTACACGTCAT contains these protein-coding regions:
- a CDS encoding putative protein phosphatase 2C, encoding MLPLKRAPPRRPPAKQPMSSENQMQYLSQQQVHMTRLLQQQMRDRRTYIARSILLFVTITVMTGYGYYSYGVIVALTVLIGGWLMGWLELLQIVLAWVVRNAGQPNFDELLRRADIMSEPMKEKESVSGENEFLEYGSSSMQGWRRSMEDAHTLLLLEKGGFFGVYDGHSGAATAKYCGEYMFQFVHQTKAFMKGEISKALYDGFIAIDKYLHSLPSFERGGCAAVVLYLDGDDVYCANAGDSRCVMCRNGSVDALSTDHKPFLPSEQMRIERAGCYVLNRRVNGMLALSRAIGDFMFKNNMQVSWEMQAVTSAPEVRVTKLNRDKDEFAVLACDGIWDIMSSKQVVDFVRPRIQERVPLGKICEELMDACLSPQPFRLGCDNMSVVIVKFKRGPQGGTQTAQASTTSSPHIVPLRLSVASVSVADDGTTFSSTDDNHSHAAASEVSNSVSSTPDTAGKASSAAADNEATSGHRREEVGCAEPKKSPMVLPMVSSAKVTSAPSRSPFTKALRSSSSPQSPEDAPSSGDCDDTSNKSSAAMGLHPKVLSPTASVPDFSMRGKCV